In the SAR86 cluster bacterium genome, TCTATTGATGGGATCAGACATTTCAAGTGATGGTATAAATGCAAAGATTCTAGTTTTACATGGTGAAAGGGATCCAATGGTTCCATTAGCTATGGTGGACGAATTCCAAAAAGAGATGACTGAAGCTGGAGCGGACTGGCAACTACATAGTTATGGTAATGCATATCATGCTTTCACTAATCCAGATGCTGATGATTTAGATTTTGGTGTTCAATATAATAAGAATGCTGATAAAAGATCTTGGCAATCAATGATGAACTTTTTTTCAGAAATATTCTAATGGCAACTTCTCCTCTTACAACGAATGAAGTAAGAAAGATTTATTTAGACTTTTTTGAAGAGAAAGGTCACACACTCGTCGAGAGTGCTTCATTGGTTCCATTGAATGACCCCACCTTGTTATTCATCAATGCCGGAATGGCACCTTTTAAAGATCTTTTATTAGGAGTGGAAAAAAGAAATTATACAAGAGCGGTCAGTTCACAAAGGTGTATGCGGGCAGGTGGAAAGCACAATGATCTTGATAATGTAGGTTATACCGCCAGACACCATACCTTTTTTGAAATGCTCGGCAATTTTAGTTTTGGAGATTACTTCAAAGAAGATGCAATTTCTTTTGCATGGGAACTTTTAACAGAAAGATACAAGATAGATCCAAAAAAATTATGGATAACCGTCCATGATAGTGATGATGAGTCTGAAGAAATTTGGATCAAAAAGATAGGTATTGATCCTGAAAGAGTTTCAAGACTCGGTGATGAAGATAATTTTTGGACAATGGGAGATACAGGACCTTGTGGACCATGCAGTGAAATATTTTATGATCATGGCGATCATCTTGAAGGCGATCCTCCAAGACCAGGTAATGAACCAGGAGACCGATATATAGAAGTTTGGAACCTTGTTTTTACTCAATTTGATAAAGGTCAAGATGGATCTCTGAAGCCACTACCTAATCCATGCGTCGACACAGGCATGGGCTTGGAAAGGATGGCAGCTGTAATACAAAATGAACATAATAATTATGATACGGACATACTAAAGGCTATTGTTGTTAAGGCAGGGGAGTTAACAAAAGAAGAGGATTTTTCGAATCCTTCTCTGAGAGTTATTGCTGATCATCTCAGAGCTGCTTCATTTTTAATTGCGGATGGCGTGATTCCTTCAAATGATGGAAGAGGTTATGTATTACGAAGGATTATCCGACGTGCTCTAAGACATGCTTATAAGCTTGAAATGAAAGATCCCATTCTTTCTCAACTTGTTACTACTCTTGAAGATCAAATGGGAGAAACATATCCTCTATTAATAAAGAACTCAGAGATCATAAAAGCTAATCTCTTAAAGGAAGAGAAACAATTTGCGCTTACTCTAGAGCAAGGTATGCAGCTTCTTGAAACAGAATTAGAGAATTTAGAAGGTAATGAAATATCAGGAGAAATTGTCTTTAAACTATATGATACCTATGGCTTTCCAGCTGATATGACAGCGGATTTTGCCAGAGAAAGAAACTTAACTATAGACGAAGATACATACGAAGTCCTGATGCAAAAGCAAAAGGAACGTGCAAGATCTTCCTCTAATTTCAACTCTATAATTCCTGAGTCTCTGGATATAAGAGGTGAAACAGATTTCTTAGGTTACGAGTCTTATTCGTCAACTTCAAATGTGATTGAAATAATTTCGAACTCATCGTTCCAAGAAGAAATTAATGAAGGCGAGGAAGCTTTGATATTGCTTGATCAAACACCATTTTATGCTGAGTCGGGTGGTCAAGTTGGAGATACAGGACTCATAAAATCAAATAATTGTATTTTTGAAGTGTATGACACTCAAAAAAAAGGGGACCATTTTCTTCATTTAGGACATGTTAAATCAGGGTCCATAAAAAAGAGTGATTCAGTAGTTGCGGAGATAAATTCTGAACAAAGAAATAGGATAAAGGGCAATCATAGTGCTACCCATTTACTTCATGCCGCTCTGAGAGAAGTGTTGGGCGATCATGTGGAACAAAAAGGCTCATTAGTTGAAGAATCAAGATTGAGATTTGATTTTGCTCATAATAGTTCTATCGATACTGAAGATATTCTTGCTATTGAAGATTTAATTAATTCAGAGATTAAGAAGAATTCTGAATCAATCACTGAGATTTTACCTATTAGTGAAGCCATTGAAAAAGGCGCTATAGCGTTTTTTGGTGATAAATATGGCGAAGAGGTCCGTGTCCTCAATATTGGAAATGGTTTTTCTATTGAGCTTTGCGGTGGAACTCATGTTGAGAGGACAGGCGAAATAGGCATGCTAAAGATCACTTCTGAATCAGGAGTATCTGCTGGTGTAAGAAGAATAGAGGCAGTTACTGGCGTTGGCGCTAATTTATTATTGGATGAGCTTTCGCAAAATTATTCTGCTATTACTAATGAACTTTTTATTGAAGATATTGATTCTAGAGATGGAGTTGATGCATTGGATTACTTACGTTTTCTAGAAGAAGAAAATTTATCCTTTGCAAAAGCCCTCAATTGCTCAAATGATCAAGTTTTAAAAAAGATTATTCAGATAAAAGAAGAAAACAACGACTTGTTGAAAGAGTTAAATAGAGGGCCTTTGGAATTTAAAATCTTTGATACCTGCATTGAGGCAATTGAAGATCTAATGAATACAAATAAGTCTCTGAAAAAAGAAGCAAAACAACTTCAATCTGAAGATATAGGGTCATCCATTCAGGCTTTAATTGATTCATCTTTGCTTGTAGAGGGATATCAGCTCATTTCTAGTACTTTTGAAGATACTGACTCAAAAGAATTAAGGGAAATTGCCGACAGGCTCAGAAATAAAAATGAGAACTCTATAATTGTATTGATATCGATATCTGAAGATAAAGCACCCGCGATAGTTGCATGCTCTAAAGATGTAGACATAGATGCAAGAGAAATAATGAAACATTTAATCAATCAATTAGGTGGAAGTGGAGGAGGAAGGTCAGACTTTGCTCAAGGTGGAGTAGAAAATACTAATGATTTAGATTTAGCTTTGACTTCAGTTGCAGACTTAATTGTTTCATTAAATAATCAATAATATAGAATACCCGCCTTTTTTATGGGCAAATTAATCGTCAAAAAATTCGGAGGTACCTCAGTTGCTGATGCAGAACGCATTGAAGCTGTGGCAGATAATATTGAATCTGAAATTCTTATGGGAAATAAGGTAACCGTGGTTCTTTCCGCAATGGGAGATAGTACCGATGAGCTTATTAAATTAGCAAAAGAGATTAATCCCGAACCCGATCTCCGCGAATATGATGCTCTTGTATCTACGGGTGAGCAAATATCGGTAGCTTTATTAGCAATGGCCCTTCTTAAAAGAGGCATAAAAGGTAAGTCTTACACCGCATATCAATTAGGTATAAAAACCAATTCAAGCCATAGTAGGGCAAGAATATTAGATGTTGAAGTAAGTAAGATTACCTCTGAATTAAATGAAGGTTTTGTGCCAGTTATTACTGGTTTTCAAGGAATGAATGAGTCTGGTGACATTACTACTCTTGGAAGGGGAGGGTCTGATACTACTGGAGTCGCTCTTGCTGCAGCTTTGGATGCTGATGAATGCCAAATTTATACAGATGTAGATGGCATTTTCACCACAGACCCAAGAGTTTATGACAAAGCTAGGCTTCTCAAGGAGGTCAGTTTTGAAGAAATGTTAGAATTATCAAGTTCTGGTGCAAAAGTTTTACAATTAAGAGCTGTGGAATATGCCAGTAAATTTAATTTACCAATTAGGGTGTTGTCTAGTTTTAACGATGGCGAAGGAACATTAGTTCAAGAGGAGAAAAATATTATGGAACGACCAATTGTTTCAGGAATAAGCAGTATAGACTCTGAGGCCAAGCTAACAATCAGAGGCGTGCCGGATATTCCAGGTGTTGCAGCAAAGATTTTAAGCCCAATAAGTGATGCTGGTATCGAGGTGGATGTGATTGTCCAGAATATTGGGGCTGATAACACCACTGATTTTACATTTACCGTCAATAAAGATGATACAAAACAGGCTGAGGAGATTCTCAAAAAAACATCTACTACCCTAGGTGGAGGTTTAATAGATGTAGATGATGACATAGCAAAGATTAGTGTGGTCGGAAGAGGTATGAGGGCTCATGCAGGTGTTGCAAGCAAGATGTTCCAGGCACTTGCAAAAAGTGAGATAAATATTTCAATGATTACAACTTCGGAAATAAAGATCTCAGTAGTAATTAAAAAATCAGAAATGACTAAAGCAGTAGCAGCATTGCATGATGCTTTTGATTTGGACAAAGAACTGGATGAATAGCTTTTATATAAGTATTTCATTCCAGCTGTGATACAAAATTCCCATAATTTAAAAAAACTTCATTAAGTTGTTGCATATGAGAATCATTCTCATCTATAATGCTTCGCAATTAATAAGAACCATTCTCATTCTCATTCTCATTCTCATTTGGATCTTATTAGGCATTTAACACAACGGGAGTTAAAAAGATGATTCAAATAATTAAAGCTTTTAATAAGGCATTAATACTAGCGGCTTTGGTTCTTACGGTTAATTTGCATGCTGACGAGCCGGTGGAAGAAATAGTAGTCAAAGGTAAAGTACTTTATTCAGATCAAGTTAAAGCACTTAAAACACCAACAGCTATTATAGATGTTCCCCAGAGTCTATCCATCGTTACTGATGAAGATATAAGAAAACAAGGCATTAGGGAAATTGGAGATATTATACGCTACACGCCTGGAGTAAATACTTCTCAGGGTGAGGGACACAGAGATGCAGTCGTATTCAGGGGTGTAAGATCAACTGCTGACTTTTACCAAGACGGTGTCAGAGATGATGTTCAATACTATCGATCTTTATATAACATAGAGCAAGTTGAGATTCTAAGGGGACCTAATGCTCTATTATTTGGTAGGGGTGGAACAGGTGGAATTCTTAATAGGGTCACAAAGAAAGCAAAAATTGGAGAGCAGTTCGGTTCATTTGATATAGGAGCTGATGATTTCGGTGCATTTGATTTTGCAGCTGATTACAACACTGCCACCGGAGACAACACTGCTATTCGTTTAAATATCCACAGTGACACTTTAGAAAACCATAGAGATTTCTTTGATGGAGATCGTGTTGGATTTAATCCAACAGTAAGGATTCAAATGAGTGACAGAACTACTTTGGATCTCTCATACGAGTATGCTGATCATGAACGTTTTATCGATAGAGGTATACCCACAGCTAATGGGCAGCCCGTTGAAGCTCTTAAGGATGTGGTATTTGGAACTTCTGATCTTAACTTGACTACGTTAGAGGCAGATATATTTAGAGGGACTTTAACTTCAGACTTAACAGACACTTCAAAAGCAATATTTACGTTAACTTCTAGTGAATTTGAAAAAATGTATAAAAATTTATACGCATCAGGATATGATTTAACGACAAATGTCGTTACTCTTGATGGATACTATGACCCAACCGAGCGTGAAAATCTCATTTTTTCTGCCAATCTTGTAAACGAACTTCAAATAGGTGGCGCAACCCATACTCTTTTAATAGGAGCTGAAGTAATCGATACAGATAACAAAAACGTGAGATTCGACACATATTGGTCAACTACAGGAAAAGATAAAGAATCTTTTAACGTAAGTAGACCTTTGAATATAGCTACTAATTCAGCGGGCGTTGCCACTATGGTGGATTACACTACAAAACTTAAGAGCAGTACAACTTCAGATATTGAAGTAACTTCTTTTTATATACAGGATCAAATAGATCTTTCAGATAACTTAGTAATTCTCCTTGGAGGCCGGCTAGATCAATTTGACATTACCGTTGATGATGTCAAGGCTGGTTCGTCACAGTCAAGAGATGATGATGAGTTTTCCCCAAGGGCTGGAATAATATTTAAACCTCAAGAAAATATCTCACTCTATCTAAGTTATAGTGAAAGCTTTTTGCCAAGATCTGGTGAACAATATAAGAAACTTACAGCAAGTTCAGCAGCTCTTGATCCGGATGTATACGAAAGCTCAGAAATTGGAATTAATTGGGATATTACCCCTGATTTGAGTCTTAGAGCTAGTTACTTTGATAGTGAACAAACAATCGCTACAAGAGATGAATCAGGCGAAGGTGCTGAGATAGTTGGACTTCAAGTAGATGGAATTGAGCTTGAAGTCAAGGGACAAGTAAGCGACCAACTATACATTTCATTTGGTTACAGTGACATGGATGGAGAAACATCTTCTGGAGGAGAGCCTAGAGAAATCCCTGAGAATACCATGTCTCTTTGGACCACTTATCAAGTCAACGACAAGTTTGGTTATGGTTTAGGTGTCACTAGACAGGGTGAATCAAATATAAGCAATAACAAACCTGGTTTAATCCTACCTGATTATACAAGGGTTGATTTTGCTGCGTTCTATGATGTTTCCGAAGATCTGACTATCAGATTGAATGTTGAAAACATTACAGATGAAGTTTACTTCCCGCACTCACACAGTACTCACCAAGCATCGGTGGGTGAAGAAGTGAATGCTAGGTTGTCAATAACGAGAAGGTTCTAATCAACCAAGGTTGATATAGTGCAGCATGTAATAACTAATATAGTTAACTTATGAAGATTAGTTATTACAACCGCGCCCTAGAACGAGTCCCAAGCGCAGTGGACTCGTTCTAACCCTAGTCGGAATCTGTTACAGACTGAAAATATTAACAGATTAATCATACCCCTCCCCAAAGGATGATTAAGAAAGGGATCCAGGCCCTCTGGATCCCTTTTACCTTTTTGAGGCATTGACGAGGAAATCTACCCAAGATTCCTCTGTATTTAAGCAAGGTATGTAATTAAAAGATTCGCCACCAGCATCCAAAAAAGTCTCTCTGCCACTAATATTCATTTCTTCAAGTGTCTCAAGATTGTCTATTACGAATGCAGGACAAACAACATCTAGTTTTTTTATTCCTTGATTGACTAAATTAACTAGTTCTTTATCTGTAAACGGCTCTATCCAACCAGGACCTATACGAGACTGGAAAGAAACTCCCCACTCATGATCTTTTAAATTTAATTCGTTTACACACAACTTAGATGTTTCTAAAACTTGAGCTTTGTAACAGAAAGGTGTTGCGTCTGATTGCACATCACAACAGCTTTCAACCTTAAGACAGTGTTTTTTTGTTGGATCCGTTTTCAATAGATGGCGATTTGGAATTCCGTGATAGCTGAATAATAGAAAGTCGCTATCTTCTTGTCTGTTACTAGCTATCACAGCACTTAAACTCTTTATGTATTCTTCTTTATTGTAGAAAGTACCAATAAATTTTAAATTGAGACCTAAATTCAATTCACTTGCAATCCTTTTCACTTCATTTTCTGTAGTCAACGTAGTCGACATAGCATAATGAGGGTAGAGAGGAACAACAAAAATATCAGAGCAACCTTTATTTTTCAGCTTAAGCAAACCCTCTTCAATACTTGGATATTGGTATCTCATAGAGACTTCAACAGGAACTCCTGCCTTAGAGCTTATTTTTTCTCCTAAGTGTAAAGTGCTATTTATAAGAGGGGAGCCTTGATCTGTCCATATCTCTGAATAAGCTTCTCGAGTCTTTTTATACCTGGAAGGAACAATTATCCAATTCACAAGAATTTGCTGTAAAAATTTCGGGTAATCGATGACAAGATCATCTGATAAAAACTCTTTTAAATAATCTTTGATTGATTTAAATTCTAAGTCCTTAGGAGAGCCCAAATTTATTAAAAGAATGCCTTTCATAGAGGCAATTATAGATTAAGTTTAAATGAAGATAATCTAATTTATACATTGCAAGTATAGTAAAATGAGCAAATCTAAAATAATGTCAATTTTAAAAGATATACAGACACGAAACTCAATCCCATTTCTTGAAGAGCCTGCACCTTCAGAAGAAGAGATGATTGAAGTATATAAAGCTGCATTACGTGCTCCTGATCATGCTTGGCTTAGACCTTGGCGATATCTGGAAGTAAGAGGAGAAGGAAGACATAAACTCTCTAAGGCTTTTTTGGATGCAGCAATGAAGGATGATGATTCCTTAACTGATGAGCTAAAGCAAAAGTTAGAAAATGCTCCTTTCAGAGCCCCTATGATAATAGTTCTTGTTGCAGATGTTAAAGAACATCCTAAAGTGCCAAAAGTAGAACAATTGCTATCTTTAGGTGCTTCTGCTCAAAACATACTCCTTGCAATTGATTCATTGGGTTATGGAGCAGTCTGGAGAACAGGAAAAATGGCCTTTAACCCATATGTAGTTGAGGCTTTAAAGTTACCAGAAAACTCAGAGATAATAGGTTACCTTTACGTTGGAACACCCACTAGACAAGGTAAATCTATTCCAGAGCTAAATATCGACGATTTTTTGACAAAAATAATATAAGTCTCGTCACCCAAAAGCTGTCTAAATGTTACATAAGATAGTAAAGTGGTTTCTTACATAGATTAAATTTCACTAAAAAACAGGGGAGAAAATGAAAACAAGGAATTTTTTATTATGCCTTTCGCTTATAACTATTCCTTCAACGAGCATATTTGCTGAAGAAGAAGTATCTGTATTCGATGAAGTAGTTGTTACGGCGCGAAAGAGGGCCGAGTATTCACAAAGCGTTCCAATACCTATAAGTGCTTTGAATGAAGAGCAGCTAGAGATCAGGAACATTGTAGAGTTAACAGATATTGAAAAGTTAGCACCTAACTTAAGTATTCAAGCATCTTCTGTTAACAGTGGTGTTCTAGAGGTATACATGAGGGGAATTGGCCAGGCGAACTGGGCTATACCTCATGATCCGAAAATTGGACTTTATACAGATGGCGTATATGCAGCTAGACCTCAAGGAGGGCTAGTTGACTTGTATGATCTTCAACGAGTAGAAGTCTTAAGAGGACCTCAAGGAACACTATTTGGCAAAAATACGACAGCAGGATTGATAAACATTATCACTAATCAACCCACTCAAGAGACTGAAGGTAAAATCAGACTAGGTGCAGGATCAGATAGTCATCAATTGATTGAAGGTATGTTCAATACACCTCTAAGTGATTCATTAGCGTTTAGATTTTCATTTTTAACCAAGGAAACGGATGGTTTTATCATCAATTCTATAACTGGAAATGATAGAGGAAACGAAGATACAACATCTTTCAGGGCACAACTCAAATATGATACGGATGCTTACTCGGCAAACTTAGCATTTAGTAGATTTGACCAAGATGAAAGGGCTGCTTTAGGTTCATGTAGATTCACAGGTCCAGAGAATGGCGCTCTTTCTGGAGGATTGGGAGCTGTAGCAAATATCTTTGGGATATATGATGCATTAAAAGAAAATTGTAGGTCTACAACAAAAGATGTTTCTCTGGATACTTCTCCTAATGAGAACAATACGGCTGAAAAAGATTCTATTACCCTAACTCAAATCTTTGAAACGGAAGTTGGAACTATTGAGTCTATCAGTAATTACTCAGAGTTAGATGCATTTAACGGAACTTGGGGATGGGTAATGGGAAATGGACCTGGAGTCAACTTTTTAGAGATTCACGATGACACAATGACTCATGAACAA is a window encoding:
- the alaS gene encoding alanine--tRNA ligase — protein: MATSPLTTNEVRKIYLDFFEEKGHTLVESASLVPLNDPTLLFINAGMAPFKDLLLGVEKRNYTRAVSSQRCMRAGGKHNDLDNVGYTARHHTFFEMLGNFSFGDYFKEDAISFAWELLTERYKIDPKKLWITVHDSDDESEEIWIKKIGIDPERVSRLGDEDNFWTMGDTGPCGPCSEIFYDHGDHLEGDPPRPGNEPGDRYIEVWNLVFTQFDKGQDGSLKPLPNPCVDTGMGLERMAAVIQNEHNNYDTDILKAIVVKAGELTKEEDFSNPSLRVIADHLRAASFLIADGVIPSNDGRGYVLRRIIRRALRHAYKLEMKDPILSQLVTTLEDQMGETYPLLIKNSEIIKANLLKEEKQFALTLEQGMQLLETELENLEGNEISGEIVFKLYDTYGFPADMTADFARERNLTIDEDTYEVLMQKQKERARSSSNFNSIIPESLDIRGETDFLGYESYSSTSNVIEIISNSSFQEEINEGEEALILLDQTPFYAESGGQVGDTGLIKSNNCIFEVYDTQKKGDHFLHLGHVKSGSIKKSDSVVAEINSEQRNRIKGNHSATHLLHAALREVLGDHVEQKGSLVEESRLRFDFAHNSSIDTEDILAIEDLINSEIKKNSESITEILPISEAIEKGAIAFFGDKYGEEVRVLNIGNGFSIELCGGTHVERTGEIGMLKITSESGVSAGVRRIEAVTGVGANLLLDELSQNYSAITNELFIEDIDSRDGVDALDYLRFLEEENLSFAKALNCSNDQVLKKIIQIKEENNDLLKELNRGPLEFKIFDTCIEAIEDLMNTNKSLKKEAKQLQSEDIGSSIQALIDSSLLVEGYQLISSTFEDTDSKELREIADRLRNKNENSIIVLISISEDKAPAIVACSKDVDIDAREIMKHLINQLGGSGGGRSDFAQGGVENTNDLDLALTSVADLIVSLNNQ
- the hemH gene encoding ferrochelatase; translated protein: MKGILLINLGSPKDLEFKSIKDYLKEFLSDDLVIDYPKFLQQILVNWIIVPSRYKKTREAYSEIWTDQGSPLINSTLHLGEKISSKAGVPVEVSMRYQYPSIEEGLLKLKNKGCSDIFVVPLYPHYAMSTTLTTENEVKRIASELNLGLNLKFIGTFYNKEEYIKSLSAVIASNRQEDSDFLLFSYHGIPNRHLLKTDPTKKHCLKVESCCDVQSDATPFCYKAQVLETSKLCVNELNLKDHEWGVSFQSRIGPGWIEPFTDKELVNLVNQGIKKLDVVCPAFVIDNLETLEEMNISGRETFLDAGGESFNYIPCLNTEESWVDFLVNASKR
- a CDS encoding nitroreductase — its product is MSKSKIMSILKDIQTRNSIPFLEEPAPSEEEMIEVYKAALRAPDHAWLRPWRYLEVRGEGRHKLSKAFLDAAMKDDDSLTDELKQKLENAPFRAPMIIVLVADVKEHPKVPKVEQLLSLGASAQNILLAIDSLGYGAVWRTGKMAFNPYVVEALKLPENSEIIGYLYVGTPTRQGKSIPELNIDDFLTKII
- a CDS encoding TonB-dependent siderophore receptor → MIQIIKAFNKALILAALVLTVNLHADEPVEEIVVKGKVLYSDQVKALKTPTAIIDVPQSLSIVTDEDIRKQGIREIGDIIRYTPGVNTSQGEGHRDAVVFRGVRSTADFYQDGVRDDVQYYRSLYNIEQVEILRGPNALLFGRGGTGGILNRVTKKAKIGEQFGSFDIGADDFGAFDFAADYNTATGDNTAIRLNIHSDTLENHRDFFDGDRVGFNPTVRIQMSDRTTLDLSYEYADHERFIDRGIPTANGQPVEALKDVVFGTSDLNLTTLEADIFRGTLTSDLTDTSKAIFTLTSSEFEKMYKNLYASGYDLTTNVVTLDGYYDPTERENLIFSANLVNELQIGGATHTLLIGAEVIDTDNKNVRFDTYWSTTGKDKESFNVSRPLNIATNSAGVATMVDYTTKLKSSTTSDIEVTSFYIQDQIDLSDNLVILLGGRLDQFDITVDDVKAGSSQSRDDDEFSPRAGIIFKPQENISLYLSYSESFLPRSGEQYKKLTASSAALDPDVYESSEIGINWDITPDLSLRASYFDSEQTIATRDESGEGAEIVGLQVDGIELEVKGQVSDQLYISFGYSDMDGETSSGGEPREIPENTMSLWTTYQVNDKFGYGLGVTRQGESNISNNKPGLILPDYTRVDFAAFYDVSEDLTIRLNVENITDEVYFPHSHSTHQASVGEEVNARLSITRRF
- a CDS encoding TonB-dependent receptor, whose translation is MKTRNFLLCLSLITIPSTSIFAEEEVSVFDEVVVTARKRAEYSQSVPIPISALNEEQLEIRNIVELTDIEKLAPNLSIQASSVNSGVLEVYMRGIGQANWAIPHDPKIGLYTDGVYAARPQGGLVDLYDLQRVEVLRGPQGTLFGKNTTAGLINIITNQPTQETEGKIRLGAGSDSHQLIEGMFNTPLSDSLAFRFSFLTKETDGFIINSITGNDRGNEDTTSFRAQLKYDTDAYSANLAFSRFDQDERAALGSCRFTGPENGALSGGLGAVANIFGIYDALKENCRSTTKDVSLDTSPNENNTAEKDSITLTQIFETEVGTIESISNYSELDAFNGTWGWVMGNGPGVNFLEIHDDTMTHEQWSQELRLSGSTENMDWVIGLYAFEEDGEATIDVPLFRGVNPSPLLPPALAAVALQTKLLGSETQGSITNMQNQAVFFEGTYGLSDKLDLTIGARYTEDEREYTRSSKLYEDAAAIGMPGTFNLFYACPTMVTNAFGFATSDRCTRTVEYSETTPRAILSYQQTDDVLFYASYSKGYSSGGFNGDVAMRRFLPETSDNYEFGMKGEFFDNRLRVNATAFSTTYENQQVTVGRIVNGTPIADLVNAQEATLEGMEFEILAQLSDS
- a CDS encoding aspartate kinase, with amino-acid sequence MGKLIVKKFGGTSVADAERIEAVADNIESEILMGNKVTVVLSAMGDSTDELIKLAKEINPEPDLREYDALVSTGEQISVALLAMALLKRGIKGKSYTAYQLGIKTNSSHSRARILDVEVSKITSELNEGFVPVITGFQGMNESGDITTLGRGGSDTTGVALAAALDADECQIYTDVDGIFTTDPRVYDKARLLKEVSFEEMLELSSSGAKVLQLRAVEYASKFNLPIRVLSSFNDGEGTLVQEEKNIMERPIVSGISSIDSEAKLTIRGVPDIPGVAAKILSPISDAGIEVDVIVQNIGADNTTDFTFTVNKDDTKQAEEILKKTSTTLGGGLIDVDDDIAKISVVGRGMRAHAGVASKMFQALAKSEINISMITTSEIKISVVIKKSEMTKAVAALHDAFDLDKELDE